A portion of the Candidatus Desulfofervidus auxilii genome contains these proteins:
- a CDS encoding replication-associated recombination protein A, translating to MLGKLEFKQIQKEDYLPLAERIRPKNLKEFVGQRHLMDFINGLLKEKKLCSLIFWGPPGTGKTTLARLLQLHFGYPSASFSAVTASIKEIKQIMQLAERKWKEGKQPTILFVDEIHRFNRAQQDAFLPYLEKGIIILLATTTENPSFYLTAPLLSRCKVLPFYSLSPKELTIILERALKTGFCFPIHLEKDVLNLLINASQGDARVALRALELSIDFAQIEKGIKVISLETLKTVLGNITLRYDRSGDEHYHLISAFIKSMRGSDPDAAVYWLERMLEAGEDPLYILRRMLIFASEDIGNADPQAIQVAVSALNAFQAVGMPEGVLNIVQAVIYLATAPKSNAVLTAHELAQKDVKDYGSLSVPLHLRNAPTPLMQKLGYGITYKYPHDYPEGHVKQKYLPPLLQKKRYYYPTNRGYERLIKARLKKWWGEDK from the coding sequence ATGCTGGGGAAGTTAGAATTTAAACAAATACAGAAAGAAGATTATTTACCACTTGCTGAAAGAATACGTCCTAAAAATTTGAAAGAATTTGTAGGTCAGAGACATCTTATGGATTTTATCAATGGTTTGTTAAAAGAAAAAAAACTTTGTTCTCTTATTTTTTGGGGACCACCAGGTACTGGTAAAACCACTCTTGCTAGATTGCTTCAATTGCATTTTGGTTATCCTTCAGCATCATTTTCTGCTGTAACTGCAAGTATAAAAGAGATTAAACAAATTATGCAATTGGCAGAAAGAAAGTGGAAAGAAGGTAAACAACCTACAATACTTTTTGTTGATGAAATTCATCGGTTTAATCGTGCTCAACAAGATGCTTTTTTACCTTATCTTGAAAAAGGTATTATTATTTTGCTTGCTACTACTACAGAAAATCCTTCTTTTTATTTAACAGCCCCACTCCTTTCTCGATGTAAAGTATTGCCATTTTATTCACTATCTCCTAAAGAACTAACAATAATTTTAGAAAGAGCATTAAAAACAGGATTTTGTTTTCCAATACATTTAGAAAAAGATGTTTTAAATTTGCTTATTAATGCTTCACAAGGAGATGCTAGAGTGGCTTTAAGAGCATTGGAATTGTCTATAGATTTTGCTCAAATTGAAAAAGGGATAAAAGTAATTTCTTTAGAAACATTAAAAACTGTATTAGGGAATATAACTCTACGTTATGATCGCAGTGGAGATGAGCATTATCACCTCATTTCTGCATTTATCAAAAGTATGCGAGGTAGTGATCCTGATGCGGCTGTATATTGGTTGGAAAGGATGCTTGAGGCTGGAGAAGACCCTTTATATATTTTAAGACGTATGCTCATTTTTGCTTCAGAGGATATAGGTAATGCTGATCCTCAAGCTATTCAAGTAGCTGTTTCTGCTCTAAATGCATTTCAAGCAGTAGGTATGCCTGAAGGTGTTTTAAATATTGTGCAGGCGGTTATTTATCTTGCTACTGCTCCTAAAAGTAATGCTGTCTTAACTGCTCATGAACTTGCTCAAAAAGATGTTAAAGATTATGGTAGTCTATCTGTTCCACTCCATTTACGTAATGCCCCAACTCCTCTTATGCAAAAACTAGGTTATGGTATTACATACAAATATCCTCATGATTATCCAGAAGGTCATGTAAAACAAAAATATTTGCCACCTTTACTTCAAAAAAAACGTTATTATTATCCTACTAACAGGGGATATGAACGTTTGATAAAAGCTCGCTTAAAAAAATGGTGGGGAGAAGATAAATGA
- a CDS encoding NAD(+)/NADH kinase, producing the protein MKKLGIYYQKDSETEKKAAEWKIWLEKEGYKVFYPPFPDNLDLVIVLGGDGSLLHAARLIWPRKIPILGINWGELGFLTAGSKEEGQAIVKEVLAGKRLVEKRMTLEGIVISKEGKVEGPFMALNEVAIERGAFTRLITLSVEVKGQRVISFRADGLIVATPTGSTAYSLSAGGPIIYPTLDVLVLTSVCPFHLVQRSLVLSPEDTISVKLEKGGEGIRVVFDGQVFKPLKVGDKVEIKKSSSPVYLIENPKYFQTLNQKLCWGS; encoded by the coding sequence ATGAAAAAATTAGGCATCTATTATCAAAAAGATAGTGAAACTGAAAAAAAAGCAGCAGAATGGAAAATCTGGCTAGAAAAAGAAGGATATAAGGTTTTTTACCCACCATTTCCTGACAATCTTGATCTAGTTATTGTTTTGGGTGGAGATGGTTCTTTACTTCATGCTGCTAGATTGATATGGCCAAGGAAGATACCTATTTTAGGAATAAATTGGGGAGAATTAGGTTTTCTTACTGCAGGTAGTAAGGAAGAAGGGCAAGCAATTGTAAAAGAAGTTCTTGCAGGAAAACGGCTTGTGGAAAAAAGGATGACATTAGAAGGTATTGTTATTTCGAAAGAAGGTAAAGTAGAAGGCCCTTTTATGGCTTTAAATGAAGTGGCAATAGAAAGAGGGGCATTTACTCGTTTAATTACTCTTTCAGTAGAAGTAAAAGGGCAAAGAGTAATTTCCTTTCGAGCAGATGGTCTTATTGTTGCTACTCCTACTGGTTCTACAGCCTATTCACTTTCTGCTGGTGGTCCTATTATCTACCCTACTTTAGATGTATTAGTATTAACTTCTGTTTGTCCTTTTCATCTTGTACAACGTTCTTTAGTACTTTCTCCTGAAGATACAATAAGTGTAAAATTGGAAAAAGGTGGTGAAGGTATTAGAGTAGTATTTGATGGTCAAGTTTTTAAACCTCTTAAAGTGGGGGACAAAGTAGAGATTAAAAAGTCTTCAAGTCCTGTATATTTAATAGAAAATCCTAAATATTTTCAAACATTAAATCAAAAATTATGCTGGGGAAGTTAG